From Pseudomonas vanderleydeniana, the proteins below share one genomic window:
- the araG gene encoding L-arabinose ABC transporter ATP-binding protein AraG has translation MHAQLNRQQHSVGASLCFNGIGKTFPGVKALDGISFTAHPGQVHALMGENGAGKSTLLKILGGAYSPSSGHLQIGEQAMAFKCAADSIASGVAVIHQELHLVPEMTVAENLFLGHLPARYGVINHRELREHALACLKGLADEIDPQQKVGRLSLGQRQLVEIAKALSRGAQVIAFDEPTSSLSAREIERLMAIIERLRDEGKVVLYVSHRMEEVFRICNAVTVFKDGRYVRTFEDMSTLTHDQLVTCMVGRDIQDIYDYRPRPRGAVALKVDGLLGPGLREPVSFAAHKGEILGLFGLVGAGRTELLRLLGGLERITAGNLQLCDEPLQLRSPRDAIAAGVLLCPEDRKKEGIMPLSSVAENINISARSAHSTFGWLLRDGWEKGNAEKQIKALKVKTPGPAQKILYLSGGNQQKAILGRWLSMPMKVLLLDEPTRGIDIGAKAEIYQIIHDLAASGVAVIVVSSDLMEVMGISDRILVLCEGVMRGEKSREQADESNLLQLALPRQRAAGLEN, from the coding sequence ATGCACGCGCAATTGAACAGACAGCAGCACAGTGTCGGCGCCAGTTTGTGTTTCAACGGGATCGGCAAGACCTTCCCCGGGGTCAAGGCGCTGGACGGTATCAGTTTCACTGCCCACCCAGGACAGGTCCATGCCCTGATGGGGGAAAACGGTGCGGGCAAGTCGACCCTGCTCAAGATCCTCGGCGGCGCCTACAGCCCCAGCAGTGGCCATTTGCAGATCGGCGAGCAGGCGATGGCCTTCAAGTGCGCGGCCGACAGCATTGCCAGCGGCGTGGCCGTCATCCACCAGGAATTGCACCTGGTGCCGGAAATGACCGTGGCGGAGAACCTGTTCCTCGGACATTTGCCGGCCCGTTACGGTGTGATCAATCACCGTGAGTTGCGCGAGCATGCACTGGCATGTCTCAAGGGGCTGGCCGACGAGATCGATCCCCAGCAGAAGGTGGGCCGCCTGTCCCTGGGGCAGCGGCAGCTGGTGGAAATCGCCAAGGCCCTGTCCCGTGGTGCACAGGTGATTGCCTTCGACGAACCCACCAGCAGCCTGTCGGCCCGGGAAATCGAGCGCCTGATGGCGATCATCGAGCGGCTGCGGGACGAGGGCAAGGTGGTGCTCTACGTGTCTCACCGCATGGAGGAGGTGTTCCGGATCTGCAATGCGGTGACCGTGTTCAAGGACGGACGCTACGTGCGTACCTTCGAGGACATGAGCACGCTGACCCATGATCAGTTGGTCACCTGCATGGTGGGGCGCGACATCCAGGACATCTACGATTACCGCCCTCGTCCACGGGGGGCGGTGGCACTCAAGGTCGACGGCCTGTTGGGGCCGGGCTTGCGTGAGCCGGTCAGTTTCGCGGCGCACAAGGGCGAGATCCTTGGCCTGTTCGGCCTGGTGGGCGCGGGGCGTACCGAATTGCTGCGCCTGCTGGGCGGCCTCGAGCGGATCACTGCCGGGAATCTGCAACTGTGCGACGAGCCGCTGCAACTGCGTTCGCCGCGCGATGCCATCGCCGCCGGTGTCCTGCTGTGCCCCGAGGACCGCAAGAAGGAAGGCATCATGCCGCTCTCCAGCGTTGCCGAGAACATCAACATCAGTGCCCGCAGCGCCCATTCCACCTTCGGCTGGCTGCTGCGTGACGGTTGGGAAAAGGGCAATGCCGAAAAGCAGATCAAGGCACTGAAAGTTAAAACCCCGGGTCCTGCGCAGAAGATCCTCTACCTGTCGGGGGGCAACCAGCAGAAGGCCATTCTGGGTCGCTGGCTGTCGATGCCGATGAAGGTCCTGCTGCTGGACGAGCCGACACGCGGCATCGATATCGGCGCGAAGGCCGAGATCTACCAGATCATCCATGACCTGGCCGCCAGTGGGGTCGCGGTGATCGTGGTGTCCAGCGACCTGATGGAGGTGATGGGCATTTCCGACCGCATCCTGGTGCTTTGCGAAGGCGTGATGCGTGGCGAAAAGAGCCGTGAACAGGCCGATGAATCCAACCTGCTGCAACTGGCCCTGCCGCGCCAACGCGCCGCCGGCCTGGAGAATTGA